One window of Oreochromis niloticus isolate F11D_XX linkage group LG23, O_niloticus_UMD_NMBU, whole genome shotgun sequence genomic DNA carries:
- the LOC109196811 gene encoding cyclin-dependent kinase 3-like yields MDKYAIVTQVGEGTYGVVYHVKCRATDQCYALKCHENNKDGSMMDSTVRELSCLSALRGHPNIVETLDCFLHEGKISTLMPYLPLTLFKVIYQGRDHSGLLPITFISRFSLEIADALCYMHGLNMIHRDLTPANVLLTADTLTVKVADMGLSRYAAKSMSSGLVTESYRAPELFDAEEEEEEEEEEKEACTAQYTCAIDMWSLGVLIVDAMEATMTFHSKNFPTYRIIKETLGRNDHSAKSMWNPLRVMPTLMGCLPVKRIALELLQYDPKHRLTARMLLDDSKWQRISDVITDVDIDRVKRYADIRQTA; encoded by the coding sequence ATGGACAAGTACGCGATTGTTACACAGGTAGGCGAAGGGACATATGGTGTTGTGTATCACGTTAAATGTCGCGCTACCGATCAATGCTACGCGTTGAAGTGCCACGAAAATAACAAAGACGGCAGTATGATGGACTCCACCGTCCGAGAACTCTCTTGTCTATCGGCTCTGAGAGGCCACCCCAATATAGTGGAGACACTGGACTGTTTCCTTCACGAGGGCAAGATATCAACGCTCATGCCCTATCTCCCCTTAACGCTGTTTAAGGTGATCTACCAGGGTCGCGATCACTCGGGCCTGTTGCCGATTACGTTCATCAGCCGTTTCTCTCTGGAGATCGCCGACGCTCTGTGTTACATGCACGGGCTTAACATGATACACAGAGATCTGACGCCCGCTAATGTGTTGCTCACAGCGGACACGCTAACCGTGAAGGTGGCAGATATGGGGCTTTCTAGGTATGCTGCAAAGTCCATGAGTTCTGGGTTGGTAACCGAGTCCTACAGAGCCCCGGAATTATTTGacgcagaggaggaggaggaggaggaggaggaggagaaggaggcaTGTACTGCACAATACACCTGCGCAATCGACATGTGGAGCCTGGGAGTGCTGATAGTAGATGCCATGGAGGCGACGATGACCTTTCACAGTAAAAACTTTCCAACGTATAGAATCATCAAGGAAACTCTCGGTCGAAACGACCACAGCGCGAAAAGCATGTGGAATCCCCTGCGTGTAATGCCCACCCTAATGGGGTGTTTGCCAGTGAAGAGAATTGCCTTGGAATTGCTGCAGTACGACCCGAAGCACAGACTCACTGCGCGGATGTTACTAGATGACAGCAAATGGCAACGGATTTCCGATGTGATCACCGATGTGGATATTGACCGTGTGAAACGTTATGCTGACATTCGGCAAACAGCCTGA